One Mugil cephalus isolate CIBA_MC_2020 chromosome 12, CIBA_Mcephalus_1.1, whole genome shotgun sequence DNA segment encodes these proteins:
- the LOC125017417 gene encoding phospholipid-transporting ATPase IH-like isoform X2, with protein sequence MDFTLLRNIIRRYCVGEENWVDSRTVYIGHKEPPPGAEAYIPQRYPDNRIVSSKYTFWNFIPKNLFEQFRRIANFYFLVIFLVQLIIDTPTSPITSGLPLFFVITVTAIKQGYEDWLRHKADCSINECPVDVVQQGKVVRTQSHKLRVGDVVMVREDETFPCDLILLSSSRYDGTCYVTTTSLDGESSHKTYYAVPDTMAFRTEQEVDSLHATIECEQPQPDLYKFVGRINIYKDKEEPVARPLGAENLLLRGATLKNTQHIYAVAVYTGMETKMALNYQSKSQKRSAVEKSMNAFLVVYLCILISKAVINTVLKYAWQWSPDRDEPWYNHRTEAERQRHVVIRAFTDFLAFMVLFNYIIPVSMYVTVEMQKFLGSYFITWDEDMFDEELGEGAQVNTSDLNEELGQVEYVFTDKTGTLTENNMEFIECCVDGNVYIPHAICNGQILSAASSIDMIDSSPGGYRREHEDLFFRALCLCHTVQVKEEETVDGIKRGIHQGRPTSFYISSSPDEVALVEGMKRLGYTYLRLKDSYMEILNKDDEIERFELLHVLNFDSVRRRMSVIVKSSSGEYLLFCKGADSSIFPRVVSGKVEQVKARVEQNAVEGLRTLCVAYRRLSASEYEEACHHLNDAKLALQDREQRLAQACDIIERDFVLLGATAVEDRLQEKAADTIESLHKAGMKVWVLTGDKMETASATCYASKLFRRSTQILELTKKRTEEQSLHDVLFELNRTVLRQRSISGLSVDCLDFGLIIDGATLSAVLKANQEGAGHGNYREIFLEICRNCSAVLCCRMAPLQKAQIVKLIKASKEHPITLAIGDGANDVSMILEAHVGIGIMGKEGRQAARNSDYAIPKFKHLKKMLLVHGHYYYIRIAELVQYFFYKNVCFIFPQFLYQFFCGFSQQPLYDTAYLTLYNISFTSLPILLYSLVEQHVAMETLKRDPSLYRDIAKNSLLRWPVFLYWTCLGVFDAVIFFFGAYFLFDNTTFTSNGQMFGNWTFGTLVFTVLVFTVTLKLALDTHHWTWINHFVIWGSLLFYVIFSLLWGGIIWPFLNYQRMYYVFMQMLSSGPAWLSIILLITVSLLPDVIKKILCRAMCPTATERAQEHEKLLPGGVAEMTPLSFRRSYKSMSPDSSHLHLSPAETLSLRRSDPLPHKLLAHLAEGGGADLCSLSPYMLRLSGAGFAYYAPGPETSV encoded by the exons ATGGATTTCACCCTGCTCCGGAATATCATCCGCAGATAC TGTGTGGGGGAGGAGAACTGGGTGGACAGCCGGACGGTGTACATCGGGCATAAAGAACCCCCGCCGGGAGCCGAGGCCTACATCCCTCAGCGATATCCCGACAACCGCATTGTCTCCTCCAAG TATACCTTCTGGAACTTCATTCCCAAGAACCTCTTTGAGCAGTTTAGAAGAATCGCTAACTTCTACTTCTTGGTCATATTTTTGGTTCAG CTTATCATCGACACCCCCACCAGTCCAATCACCAGCGGCCTGCCCCTCTTCTTTGTTATCACTGTCACCGCCATAAAACAG GGTTATGAGGACTGGCTCAGACACAAGGCTGACTGCTCCATAAACGAGTGTCCGGTGGACGTGGTGCAGCAGGGGAAGGTGGTGAGGACACAAAGTCACAAGCTACGG GTGGGGGACGTCGTCATGGTGAGGGAGGACGAGACTTTTCCCTGCgacctcatcctcctctcctccagccgCTATGATGGGACCTGCTAtgtcaccaccaccagcttGGACGGGGAGTCTAGTCACAAG ACCTATTATGCCGTACCAGATACCATGGCCTTTAGAACAGAGCAGGAGGTGGATTCGCTACATGCCACTATTGAATGTGAACAACCACAGCCTGACCTCTACAA ATTTGTGGGACGCATCAATATTTACAAGGACAAAGAGGAGCCCGTGGCAAG ACCACTTGGGGCTGAGAACTTGCTCCTTAGAGGAGCCACACTGAAGAACACACAACATATTTATG CGGTTGCAGTCTACACTGGCATGGAGACAAAGATGGCGCTGAATTACCAGTCTAAATCTCAGAAGCGCTCTGCTGTAGAAAA GTCGATGAATGCCTTCCTGGTAGTGTACTTGTGCATCTTGATCAGTAAAGCAGTGATTAACACTGTTCTGAAGTACGCCTGGCAGTGGTCTCCTGACCGAGACGAACCCTGGTACAACCACCGGACAGAAGCCGAGCGCCAGCGCCACGTG GTGATCCGGGCCTTCACAGACTTCCTGGCCTTCATGGTCTTGTTCAATTACATCATCCCGGTGTCGATGTACGTAACGGTGGAAATGCAGAAATTTCTAGGCTCCTACTTCATCACCTGGGATGAGGACATGTTTGACGAAGAGCTGGGAGAGGGGGCCCAGGTGAACACCTCTGACCTGAATGAAGAGCTGGGACAG GTGGAGTATGTGTTCACTGATAAGACAGGCACTCTCACTGAGAACAACATGGAGTTTATTGAATGCTGCGTCGATGGGAACGTCTACATCCCGCATGCAATCTGCAACGGCCAAATCCTCAGCGCTGCCTCCAGTATAGACATGATTGATTCTTCACCTGGAGGATACAGGAga GAACACGAGGATCTGTTTTTCCGGGCGTTGTGTCTGTGCCACACGGtgcaggtgaaggaggaggagacggtggACGGCATCAAGAGAGGCATTCACCAGGGCAGGCCTACCTCCTTCTACATCTCTTCGTCACCGGACGAGGTTGCTTTGGTTGAAGGCATGAAAAG GCTGGGTTACACCTATCTGAGACTGAAAGACAGCTACATGGAGATCCTCAACAAAGATGATGAGATTGAAAG GTTTGAGCTGCTGCACGTACTGAACTTCGACTCTGTCAGGAGGAGAATGAGCGTCATAGTCAAGTCGAGCTCAG GAGAGTACCTGCTGTTCTGCAAGGGTGCAGACTCGTCGATTTTTCCACGGGTGGTGTCTGGGAAGGTGGAGCAAGTGAAAGCGCGGGTGGAGCAGAATGCTGTG GAGGGGCTGCGGACTCTGTGCGTCGCCTATCGAAGGCTGTCAGCGTCTGAGTATGAGGAAGCGTGTCATCACTTGAATGACGCCAAGCTGGCCCTGCAGGACAGGGAGCAGAGGCTGGCGCAGGCCTGTGACATCATTGAGAGGGATTTTGTCCTTTTGGGAGCTACGGCCGTGGAGGACAG GCTCCAGGAGAAAGCCGCAGACACCATCGAGTCACTGCACAAAGCTGGGATGAAGGTTTGGGTCCTGACGGGGGACAAGATGGAGACGGCGTCGGCCACGTGCTACGCCAGCAAGCTGTTCCGTCGCAGCACGCAGATCCTGGAGCTGACCAAAAAGCGCACGGAAGAGCAGAGTCTGCACGACGTTCTGTTCGAGTTAAACAGGACCGTTCTCAGACAGCGCTCTATTTCTGG GTTGTCAGTAGACTGCCTCGACTTCGGCCTGATTATCGACGGCGCCACGCTCTCCGCAGTGCTGAAGGCCAACCAGGAGGGCGCTGGCCACGGCAACTACAGAGAGATCTTTTTAGAAATCTGCCGCAACTGTAGCGCGGTGCTCTGCTGTCGCATGGCGCCGCTGCAGAAAGCGCAG ATTGTGAAGCTGATTAAAGCGTCCAAGGAACACCCCATAACCCTTGCCATTGGCGATGGAGCCAACGATGTCAGCATGATACTGGAAGCGCATGTGGGCATTG GCATCATGGGTAAAGAAGGCCGACAGGCAGCGAGGAACAGCGACTACGCCATCCCGAAGTTTAAACACCTGAAAAAGATGCTACTCGTTCACGGCCACTACTACTACATCCGAATTGCTGAGCTTGTTCAGTACTTCTTCTACAAG AATGTATGCTTCATCTTTCCTCAGTTCCTGTATCAGTTCTTCTGTGGGTTCTCCCAACAG CCTCTCTACGACACGGCTTATTTGACGCTGTACAACATCAGCTTCACCTCGCTCCCCATCCTCCTGTACAGCCTGGTGGAGCAACATGTCGCCATGGAGACTCTGAAGAGGGATCCCTCCTTGTACAG GGACATCGCTAAGAACTCCCTCCTCCGCTGGCCTGTTTTCCTCTACTGGACGTGCCTGGGTGTGTTTGACGCGGTTATCTTTTTCTTTGGTGCCTACTTCCTGTTCGACAACACCACCTTCACCAGCAATGGCCAG ATGTTTGGGAACTGGACGTTTGGGACCCTCGTCTTCACTGTGCTGGTGTTCACCGTTACCCTCAAG ctcGCCCTGGACACACACCACTGGACCTGGATCAATCACTTTGTCATCTGGGGCTCATTACTTTTCTatgttattttctctcttctctggggTGGTATCATTTG GCCCTTCCTGAACTACCAGAGGATGTACTACGTGTTTATGCAGATGTTGTCCAGCGGTCCGGCCTGGCTCAGCATCATCCTCCTTATTACTGTCAGCCTGCTGCCAGATGTCATCAAGAAGATCCTCTGCAGAGCCATGTGTCCCACAGCCACCGAACGTGCACAG GAACATGAGAAGCTGTTGCCGGGTGGCGTGGCTGAGATGACTCCACTGTCCTTCCGCAGATCCTACAAAAGCATGAGCCCGGACTCCTCTCACCTCCATCTCAGCCCTGCAGAGACGCTGTCGCTCCGTAGGTCCGACCCCCTTCCCCACAAACTCCTGGCCCACTtggcagaaggaggaggggcAGACTTGTGCTCGCTCAGCCCCTACATGCTCCGTCTCTCAGGGGCAGGATTCGCCTACTACGCTCCAGGACCAGAGACCTCCGTCTGA